Proteins from a genomic interval of Rosa chinensis cultivar Old Blush chromosome 2, RchiOBHm-V2, whole genome shotgun sequence:
- the LOC112189023 gene encoding uncharacterized protein LOC112189023 isoform X2 — protein sequence MRTLESKLLDPAGSSKEKPKTAGDNFTQVLQCVENSLIHDTDEKSLVAGDSSTGTVNRVASYCKLCRSSVEQPKTADSSPPACRKLFDS from the exons ATGAGAACCCTAGAGAGCAAGCTGCTTGATCCTGCAG GTAGCAGCAAAGAAAAACCAAAGACTGCTGGAGACAATTTCACTCAAGTCCTCCAGTGTGTTGAAAACTCTTTGATTCATGACACCGACGAAAAATCACTGGTTGCAGGAGATTCTTCCACTGGAACCGTCAACCGAGTAGCTTCATATTGTAAGCTGTGTC GTAGCAGCGTAGAACAACCAAAGACTGCTGACTCAAGTCCTCCAGCATGCCGAAAACTCTTCGATTCATAA
- the LOC112189023 gene encoding uncharacterized protein LOC112189023 isoform X1 → MRTLESKLLDPAGSSKEKPKTAGDNFTQVLQCVENSLIHDTDEKSLVAGDSSTGTVNRVASYCKLCRKYTDHRTRQCPDKSYVWYNGHYKLNYCDLCSDFGHVGQLCPLNEFDMDYDAPGSDWHD, encoded by the exons ATGAGAACCCTAGAGAGCAAGCTGCTTGATCCTGCAG GTAGCAGCAAAGAAAAACCAAAGACTGCTGGAGACAATTTCACTCAAGTCCTCCAGTGTGTTGAAAACTCTTTGATTCATGACACCGACGAAAAATCACTGGTTGCAGGAGATTCTTCCACTGGAACCGTCAACCGAGTAGCTTCATATTGTAAGCTGTGTCGTAAGTATACTGATCACAGAACTAGACAGTGCCCCGACAAATCATATGTATGGTATAACGGACATTATAAACTCAATTATTGTGATCTTTGTAGTGACTTTGGTCACGTAGGTCAGTTGTGCCCTCTCAACGAGTTTGATATGGACTATGATGCTCCAGGAAGCGACTGGCATGATTAA
- the LOC112183514 gene encoding cancer-related nucleoside-triphosphatase: MNTTLIVVAAVAVLLVTGPPGVGKTTLIVKVFETLKSSNPNLKIQGFYTSEVRQGGERVGFQVVTLDGRTAPLASSIISIPESLRWPNVGKYKVDVASFESLAIPELQVREDTDLFIIDEVGKMELFGSSFFPTVLRVLESNVPVLASVPIPKVGCDILAG; this comes from the exons aTGAATACGACCCTTATCGTGGTGGCGGCGGTGGCAGT CTTGCTGGTGACTGGACCTCCG GGTGTTGGTAAAACCACTCTAATAGTGAAAGTCTTTGAAACCCTGAAATCCTCAAACCCTAACTTAAAGATTCAGGGTTTCTACACCA GTGAGGTTAGACAAGGAGGTGAGAGAGTTGGGTTCCAGGTGGTCACATTAGACGGCCGTACCGCTCCGCTTGCCTCATCCATCATTTCTAt CCCTGAATCTTTGAGATGGCCCAATGTGGGGAAGTACAAAGTAGATGTTGCGTCATTTGAGTCCTTGGCAATTCCTGAATTGCAG GTAAGAGAAGATACTGACCTATTTATCATCGATGAAGTCGGTAAGATGGAGTTGTTCGGTTCATCTTTCTTCCCTACTGTCTTAAGAGTGCTGGAATCCAATGTTCCAGTTTTGGCGTCAGTTCCAATTCCAAAAGTTGGCTGCGATATACTAGCAG